The following are from one region of the Nicotiana tabacum cultivar K326 chromosome 3, ASM71507v2, whole genome shotgun sequence genome:
- the LOC107805290 gene encoding transcription factor PCF7-like, whose product MNHPLQISEEEDGSSEEEEEEEEVFEENGIENFHSHCQNQHLQQLPMPLCPKPTKWTNFTTYKEELNKVTKCMKPKRAKQDVIEVHRGRIIRATGRKDRHSKVSTAMGPRDRRVRLSPNTAIQFYDVQDRLGYDRPSEAIDWLIKEAKAAIDALGKFPKLNAKIQYSFDQLLDEGCIEQRPRFGQQNYGIPSSEYGVQNHQQEVNYGIPIQNVSLLSSADGAIFSEFQSYPHGHFLNFQSFQEDTILSSGGHHDSFLTSSFPIYTNSNLEMTRYKRSLNGNVASSNSGNGEDYSSFSLLAHHFPSVLSEDKVISHREPLQSSFFPLISGDPLSTQLQTLSYDGLSGQISSAPRIQGEEEQGTFSAL is encoded by the coding sequence ATGAATCACCCGCTTCAAAtatcagaggaagaagatggatcatcagaagaagaggaggaggaagaggaagtttttgaagaaaatggcATTGAGAACTTTCATAGTCATTGCCAAAACCAGCACTTACAGCAGCTGCCAATGCCACTCTGCCCAAAACCAACAAAATGGACTAATTTCACAACATATAAAGAAGAACTGAACAAAGTAACAAAATGTATGAAGCCAAAGAGAGCCAAACAAGATGTGATAGAAGTTCACAGAGGCCGAATTATTCGAGCCACGGGAAGAAAAGACAGGCACAGCAAAGTTTCAACTGCAATGGGTCCGAGGGACAGACGGGTTAGGCTTTCACCAAACACTGCAATTCAGTTCTATGATGTGCAAGATAGGCTTGGCTATGACCGTCCAAGTGAGGCCATTGATTGGCTGATTAAAGAAGCTAAAGCTGCAATTGATGCTCTTGGTAAGTTTCCTAAACTTAATGCCAAAATCCAGTATTCATTTGATCAACTTTTAGATGAAGGCTGTATAGAACAGCGTCCAAGATTTGGTCAACAAAATTATGGAATACCAAGTTCTGAATATGGAGTTCAGAACCACCAGCAGGAGGTGAATTATGGCATCCCAATTCAGAATGTGAGCTTGCTTTCATCAGCTGATGGTGCCATTTTCAGTGAGTTCCAGAGCTACCCACATGGCCATTTTCTCAATTTCCAGTCTTTTCAAGAAGACACAATCCTTTCCTCTGGTGGTCATCATGACAGCTTCTTAACCAGTTCATTTCCAATATATACCAATTCCAATTTGGAAATGACTAGATATAAAAGAAGTCTGAATGGGAATGTTGCCAGTTCAAATTCAGGAAATGGAGAGGATTATTCTTCATTCAGTTTATTAGCACATCATTTCCCATCAGTTTTAAGTGAAGACAAGGTCATTTCTCACAGGGAACCCCTTCAGTCCAGCTTTTTTCCTCTAATCAGTGGTGATCCATTGAGCACACAACTTCAGACCCTTTCTTATGATGGTTTGTCAGGGCAGATTTCAAGTGCACCAAGAATTCAAGGGGAAGAGGAGCAGGGCACATTTTCTGCTCTTTGA